A genomic segment from Diospyros lotus cultivar Yz01 chromosome 5, ASM1463336v1, whole genome shotgun sequence encodes:
- the LOC127801815 gene encoding dicarboxylate transporter 2.1, chloroplastic-like isoform X3, giving the protein MAQNLLCLKLAQELGVIITSPWVSWFKAASLPAIISLLATPLILYKLYPPETKDTPIAPAMAAKKLELMGPVTRNEWVMIDIMLLAVSLWVFGAFIFFRL; this is encoded by the exons ATGG CTCAAAACTTGCTGTGCCTAAAACTAGCTCAGGAGCTTGGGGTGATAATTACAAGCCCATGGGTTTCTTGGTTCAAGGCTGCTAGTTTACCCGCAATTATTTCTCTCCTAGCAACTCCTCTTATCTTGTACAAACTTTATCCTCCTGAAACAAAGGACACACCCATTGCTCCTGCCATGGCTGCAAAAAAACTAGAGCTTATGGGTCCTGTAACGAGAAATGAATGGGTGATGATTGATATAATGCTTCTTGCAGTCTCCTTGTGGGTCTTTGG